In Panicum virgatum strain AP13 chromosome 4N, P.virgatum_v5, whole genome shotgun sequence, a single window of DNA contains:
- the LOC120668598 gene encoding replication protein A 32 kDa subunit C-like isoform X1, with product MAAAASSYFAGPAIMPSQRAVAAPDNSAAATAAAPSPAKSRDPRFSGCAPATVRHIARSFAAAAAAADAAGGGDPVISIDGVDATNVWVLGRVVSLVNMEAGVQFTLDDGTGKIALVRWITDQMDVNEVAFVQNGVYLKVQVTLVGFKAKQQGFARSIRPVTNFTEIVLHFIECMHVHLENVRPKMQGQLPHAVQTNASTHEMQGQVPHTVQTNTPACTPFSGGVREHQVHFSSEVNQGRFHPSVQTNTSTHVPFSGGVRDHQIHFTPRSNQFSAHPGTGVQLNGLQRRVMEVMQQPDILAHEDGVHVDEVARRLGMTRAQILVTAVQLVDLACLYSTIDDYHFRSVVNG from the exons ATGGCCGCCGCGGCTTCCTCCTACTTCGCCGGCCCGGCCATCATGCCGTCGCAGCGCGCCGTCGCGGCTCCCGacaactccgccgccgccaccgccgccgctccttccCCGGCCAAG TCGCGGGACCCCCGCTTCTCCGGATGCGCGCCCGCCACCGTCCGCCACATCGCCCGctccttcgccgccgcggccgcggccgccgatgctgccggcggcggcgaccccgtCATCTCCATCGACGGCGTCGACGCCACCAAC GTTTGGGTTCTGGGGAGAGTGGTGAGCTTGGTGAACATGGAGGCTGGCGTGCAATTCACGCTCGACGACGGCACTGGGAAGATCGCCCTGGTGCGGTG GATCACTGACCAGATGGATGTTAACGAGGTGGCTTTTGTCCA GAATGGAGTGTACCTCAAGGTTCAAGTCACTCTCGTAGGGTTTAAAGCTAAGCAGCAGGGTTTTGCACGCTCTATCAG GCCTGTTACCAATTTCACTGAAATTGTGCTGCATTTCATTGAATGTATGCATGTGCATTTGGAAAATGTCCGGCCAAAG ATGCAAGGTCAACTCCCTCACGCTGTTCAAACAAATGCATCTACTCATGAGATGCAAGGACAAGTCCCTCACACAGTTCAAACAAATACACCTGCTTGTACACCTTTTTCTGGTGGAGTAAGAGAGCATCAAGttcatttttcttctgaagtAAACCAAGGGCGATTTCATCCGTCAGTTCAAACAAACACATCTACTCATGTACCCTTTTCTGGTGGAGTGAGAGACCATCAAATTCATTTTACTCCTCGATCAAACCAA TTTTCAGCTCACCCAGGTACTGGTGTACAGCTGAATGGTCTGCAGAGAAGGGTTATGGAAGTTATGCAACAACCAGATATACT CGCACATGAAGATGGAGTACATGTTGATGAAGTGGCGAGGAGACTTGGAATGACAAGAGCGCAAATTCT GGTCACTGCTGTGCAGCTGGTTGACTTGGCCTGCCTTTATTCCACCATCGATGACTACCATTTCAGGTCTGTTGTAAATGGCTGA
- the LOC120668598 gene encoding replication protein A 32 kDa subunit C-like isoform X3, whose product MAAAASSYFAGPAIMPSQRAVAAPDNSAAATAAAPSPAKSRDPRFSGCAPATVRHIARSFAAAAAAADAAGGGDPVISIDGVDATNVWVLGRVVSLVNMEAGVQFTLDDGTGKIALVRWITDQMDVNEVAFVQNGVYLKVQVTLVGFKAKQQGFARSIRPVTNFTEIVLHFIECMHVHLENVRPKMQGQLPHAVQTNASTHEMQGQVPHTVQTNTPACTPFSGGVREHQVHFSSEVNQGRFHPSVQTNTSTHVPFSGGVRDHQIHFTPRSNQLNGLQRRVMEVMQQPDILAHEDGVHVDEVARRLGMTRAQILVTAVQLVDLACLYSTIDDYHFRSVVNG is encoded by the exons ATGGCCGCCGCGGCTTCCTCCTACTTCGCCGGCCCGGCCATCATGCCGTCGCAGCGCGCCGTCGCGGCTCCCGacaactccgccgccgccaccgccgccgctccttccCCGGCCAAG TCGCGGGACCCCCGCTTCTCCGGATGCGCGCCCGCCACCGTCCGCCACATCGCCCGctccttcgccgccgcggccgcggccgccgatgctgccggcggcggcgaccccgtCATCTCCATCGACGGCGTCGACGCCACCAAC GTTTGGGTTCTGGGGAGAGTGGTGAGCTTGGTGAACATGGAGGCTGGCGTGCAATTCACGCTCGACGACGGCACTGGGAAGATCGCCCTGGTGCGGTG GATCACTGACCAGATGGATGTTAACGAGGTGGCTTTTGTCCA GAATGGAGTGTACCTCAAGGTTCAAGTCACTCTCGTAGGGTTTAAAGCTAAGCAGCAGGGTTTTGCACGCTCTATCAG GCCTGTTACCAATTTCACTGAAATTGTGCTGCATTTCATTGAATGTATGCATGTGCATTTGGAAAATGTCCGGCCAAAG ATGCAAGGTCAACTCCCTCACGCTGTTCAAACAAATGCATCTACTCATGAGATGCAAGGACAAGTCCCTCACACAGTTCAAACAAATACACCTGCTTGTACACCTTTTTCTGGTGGAGTAAGAGAGCATCAAGttcatttttcttctgaagtAAACCAAGGGCGATTTCATCCGTCAGTTCAAACAAACACATCTACTCATGTACCCTTTTCTGGTGGAGTGAGAGACCATCAAATTCATTTTACTCCTCGATCAAACCAA CTGAATGGTCTGCAGAGAAGGGTTATGGAAGTTATGCAACAACCAGATATACT CGCACATGAAGATGGAGTACATGTTGATGAAGTGGCGAGGAGACTTGGAATGACAAGAGCGCAAATTCT GGTCACTGCTGTGCAGCTGGTTGACTTGGCCTGCCTTTATTCCACCATCGATGACTACCATTTCAGGTCTGTTGTAAATGGCTGA
- the LOC120668598 gene encoding replication protein A 32 kDa subunit C-like isoform X2, with translation MAAAASSYFAGPAIMPSQRAVAAPDNSAAATAAAPSPAKSRDPRFSGCAPATVRHIARSFAAAAAAADAAGGGDPVISIDGVDATNVWVLGRVVSLVNMEAGVQFTLDDGTGKIALVRWITDQMDVNEVAFVQNGVYLKVQVTLVGFKAKQQGFARSIRPVTNFTEIVLHFIECMHVHLENVRPKMQGQLPHAVQTNASTHEMQGQVPHTVQTNTPACTPFSGGVREHQVHFSSEVNQGRFHPSVQTNTSTHVPFSGGVRDHQIHFTPRSNQFSAHPGTGVQLNGLQRRVMEVMQQPDILAHEDGVHVDEVARRLGMTRAQILVTAVQLVDLACLYSTIDDYHFRLC, from the exons ATGGCCGCCGCGGCTTCCTCCTACTTCGCCGGCCCGGCCATCATGCCGTCGCAGCGCGCCGTCGCGGCTCCCGacaactccgccgccgccaccgccgccgctccttccCCGGCCAAG TCGCGGGACCCCCGCTTCTCCGGATGCGCGCCCGCCACCGTCCGCCACATCGCCCGctccttcgccgccgcggccgcggccgccgatgctgccggcggcggcgaccccgtCATCTCCATCGACGGCGTCGACGCCACCAAC GTTTGGGTTCTGGGGAGAGTGGTGAGCTTGGTGAACATGGAGGCTGGCGTGCAATTCACGCTCGACGACGGCACTGGGAAGATCGCCCTGGTGCGGTG GATCACTGACCAGATGGATGTTAACGAGGTGGCTTTTGTCCA GAATGGAGTGTACCTCAAGGTTCAAGTCACTCTCGTAGGGTTTAAAGCTAAGCAGCAGGGTTTTGCACGCTCTATCAG GCCTGTTACCAATTTCACTGAAATTGTGCTGCATTTCATTGAATGTATGCATGTGCATTTGGAAAATGTCCGGCCAAAG ATGCAAGGTCAACTCCCTCACGCTGTTCAAACAAATGCATCTACTCATGAGATGCAAGGACAAGTCCCTCACACAGTTCAAACAAATACACCTGCTTGTACACCTTTTTCTGGTGGAGTAAGAGAGCATCAAGttcatttttcttctgaagtAAACCAAGGGCGATTTCATCCGTCAGTTCAAACAAACACATCTACTCATGTACCCTTTTCTGGTGGAGTGAGAGACCATCAAATTCATTTTACTCCTCGATCAAACCAA TTTTCAGCTCACCCAGGTACTGGTGTACAGCTGAATGGTCTGCAGAGAAGGGTTATGGAAGTTATGCAACAACCAGATATACT CGCACATGAAGATGGAGTACATGTTGATGAAGTGGCGAGGAGACTTGGAATGACAAGAGCGCAAATTCT GGTCACTGCTGTGCAGCTGGTTGACTTGGCCTGCCTTTATTCCACCATCGATGACTACCATTTCAG